One window from the genome of Paramisgurnus dabryanus chromosome 20, PD_genome_1.1, whole genome shotgun sequence encodes:
- the LOC135733160 gene encoding uncharacterized protein: MEEIETELTCTEQDGLGADFITVELDTQPVEYVVKWAEVGSKFTISCVKKDVDEGTCFTSDQVVRVDPDETFFVPYEAVYTECEDAEPDLIPTHEEEVVSESDLDESTEPGISELCDDEHVSDVCWQSQTPRSRTYNCHVCGKVYSHSSSLARHLHVHSDRSSFPSSSKGSGDNRKSLHCNMCGVKCNGKRLLAIHKKCHKTKRLHTCNICGKTFNHSSSLSRHRLIHKKGLDNKVRPLYPDPTPAPILTQRSFSPLSEDTDREPNPSGERQKQYQCPQCDRVFSHSAALNKHQLAHVRQLLNSYTQGKDALDKSSDLKIRLKLCSRDKPNYYTLCKKNKRKKGGKKRLCLPNEKRPYQCRMCEKRFSHTTSLSRHEHMHAIDKRYTCSICKKTFIRLSNLKQHQQTHASGKLYECMQCGKTFVHSSSFSRHKKVHARIKLSPNHCEEELVIDETAPLEFDSE; this comes from the coding sequence ATGGAAGAGATAGAGACAGAGCTGACCTGCACGGAGCAGGATGGTTTAGGAGCAGACTTCATCACAGTGGAACTTGACACCCAGCCTGTCGAATATGTGGTGAAGTGGGCCGAGGTGGGCTCCAAATTTACTATATCCTGCGTGAAAAAGGATGTGGATGAGGGTACCTGCTTTACTTCCGATCAGGTGGTCAGAGTGGATCCGGACGAGACGTTCTTTGTCCCTTACGAGGCCGTGTACACGGAATGCGAAGACGCGGAACCGGACTTGATTCCGACGCACGAGGAAGAGGTGGTGAGCGAGTCGGACTTGGACGAAAGCACGGAGCCGGGAATTAGCGAGCTGTGTGATGACGAGCACGTTTCGGACGTGTGCTGGCAGAGCCAGACGCCACGTTCCAGAACCTACAACTGCCACGTCTGTGGAAAAGTCTACAGCCATTCTTCCAGTCTCGCACGCCACCTGCACGTACACTCGGATAGGTCGTCTTTCCCCTCTTCCTCTAAAGGGTCAGGGGACAACAGAAAGTCTCTCCATTGCAATATGTGCGGAGTGAAATGCAACGGCAAGCGACTTTTGGCGATACACAAGAAATGTCACAAAACTAAGAGACTGCACACGTGCAACATATGCGGCAAAACATTCAATCACAGCTCTAGCCTGTCACGGCACAGGTTAATCCATAAAAAAGGCTTGGATAATAAAGTCAGGCCATTGTACCCGGATCCGACACCAGCTCCCATCCTGACCCAGCGCAGTTTCTCACCCCTCAGCGAGGACACGGACAGAGAACCGAACCCCTCGGGAGAACGACAAAAGCAGTACCAGTGCCCGCAATGCGACAGGGTCTTCAGCCACTCTGCCGCCCTAAACAAGCACCAGCTGGCACACGTGCGACAGCTGCTCAACTCGTATACGCAGGGCAAAGATGCGCTCGACAAGTCCTCGGACCTGAAGATTCGGCTGAAGCTGTGCTCCCGCGACAAACCCAACTATTACACCCTGTGCAAGAAGAACAAGCGCAAAAAAGGGGGCAAGAAGAGGCTGTGCCTGCCGAACGAAAAACGGCCCTACCAATGCAGGATGTGCGAGAAACGCTTCAGCCACACCACCAGCCTCTCCAGGCACGAGCACATGCACGCCATCGACAAGCGCTACACCTGCAGCATCTGCAAGAAGACGTTTATTCGGCTCTCCAACCTGAAGCAGCACCAGCAAACGCACGCTTCGGGAAAGCTGTACGAGTGCATGCAGTGCGGGAAGACTTTCGTTCACTCCTCCAGCTTTTCGCGCCATAAGAAAGTCCACGCACGGATCAAGCTGTCCCCGAACCATTGTGAAGAGGAACTGGTCATCGATGAGACGGCACCACTGGAATTTGACTCTGAGTGA